From the Hymenobacter yonginensis genome, one window contains:
- a CDS encoding class I SAM-dependent methyltransferase, whose amino-acid sequence MSRLTKTLRGLASLARNPWLLNHVLAADTAGWQQRARAHGQRGLTAQGLPTVPLTHFLSPTATHTVRPFAFREGGSLPTDLLLLRALAGQVPSCRYFEIGTWRGESAANVAEVAASVHTLNLSAAEMRELGLSERYIDLHGFFSRPLPNVQHLHGNSATFDLAALRQQFDVVFIDGDHRYEAVRTDTRRVFEHLVGPETVVVWHDASRQPGEPRWEVLAGILDGLPASAAGQLVQVENTLCALYSPHPLPTHTPDPLRDPEQWFEVTLQPVAGR is encoded by the coding sequence GGCTGGCCAGCCTGGCGCGCAACCCCTGGCTGCTCAACCACGTGCTGGCCGCCGATACCGCCGGCTGGCAGCAGCGCGCCCGGGCCCACGGGCAGCGCGGCCTCACGGCCCAGGGGCTGCCGACCGTGCCGCTCACGCACTTCCTCTCCCCCACCGCTACGCACACCGTGCGGCCGTTTGCGTTTCGCGAAGGCGGCTCCCTGCCCACCGACCTGCTGCTGCTGCGCGCCCTGGCCGGGCAGGTACCAAGCTGCCGCTACTTCGAGATTGGGACGTGGCGCGGCGAAAGTGCCGCTAACGTGGCCGAGGTAGCGGCCTCGGTGCACACCCTGAACCTGTCGGCGGCGGAGATGCGCGAGCTGGGGCTTAGTGAGCGGTACATCGACCTGCACGGCTTCTTCTCGCGGCCGCTGCCCAACGTGCAGCACCTGCACGGCAACTCCGCCACCTTCGATCTGGCGGCGCTGAGGCAGCAGTTTGATGTGGTGTTCATCGACGGCGACCACCGCTACGAGGCCGTGCGTACCGACACGCGCCGCGTGTTCGAGCACCTGGTGGGGCCGGAAACCGTGGTGGTGTGGCACGACGCCAGCCGCCAGCCAGGCGAGCCGCGCTGGGAAGTACTGGCCGGCATCCTCGACGGCCTGCCCGCCTCCGCCGCCGGCCAGCTGGTACAGGTGGAAAACACGCTCTGCGCGCTGTACTCGCCGCACCCGCTGCCCACCCACACCCCCGACCCGCTGCGCGACCCGGAACAGTGGTTTGAGGTAACGCTGCAGCCTGTAGCGGGCCGCTAG
- a CDS encoding lipopolysaccharide biosynthesis protein → MIRRIFHTFATRLSSSLLSFAVVWLTARYLGAAGRGSVSLFVTDCAALLLFIGLLGGSSLIFLAPRRNVWHLLVPAYGWAVVVCTAGTLLAGVLRPGPLSYLGHLWGLALLQAFLSINISLLLGRKQEAAYNALNIAQVALLAGLLLLAFAGLGWRAVPAYYYAAYAAYALPLLVSFGLLRRLPDRWEGGRGLRETTLELSHHSRGAHLSNILAFANYRLSYYFVAHFADARAVGVLSVGVALAEAIWLIPRSAALIQYVDLVHADDKQAQLAPALRVARLAVLATAAAVVVLALLPSALLAGVFGPEFGAARPVIGWLVPGVVAVALNVACSSYFAGLGRYRVNNWATVVGLAVTVPACWLLIPRLGIAGAAMATSLSYVASTAYLLVQFRQATGAGWAQWLPGPADVVYLRELLRAR, encoded by the coding sequence TTGATCCGCCGCATCTTCCACACGTTTGCTACCCGGTTGTCGTCGTCGCTGCTGAGCTTTGCGGTGGTGTGGCTGACGGCGCGCTACCTGGGCGCGGCGGGGCGGGGCAGCGTGAGCTTGTTCGTGACGGACTGCGCGGCGCTGCTGCTGTTCATCGGGCTGCTGGGCGGCTCGTCACTGATTTTTCTGGCGCCGCGCCGCAACGTGTGGCATCTGCTGGTGCCGGCTTACGGTTGGGCGGTGGTGGTGTGCACGGCGGGCACGCTGCTGGCCGGTGTGCTGCGGCCGGGGCCGCTGAGCTACCTGGGGCACCTGTGGGGGCTGGCGCTGCTGCAGGCGTTTCTGTCCATTAATATCTCGCTGCTGCTGGGGCGCAAGCAGGAAGCCGCCTACAACGCCCTCAACATTGCGCAGGTGGCGCTGCTGGCGGGGCTGCTGCTGCTGGCGTTTGCCGGCCTGGGCTGGCGTGCGGTGCCGGCTTACTACTATGCCGCGTACGCCGCCTACGCGCTGCCGCTGCTGGTCAGTTTCGGGCTGTTGCGCCGCCTGCCTGACCGGTGGGAGGGAGGCCGCGGGCTGCGCGAAACCACCTTGGAACTCAGCCACCACAGCCGCGGGGCGCACCTGTCCAACATCCTGGCTTTCGCCAACTACCGCCTCAGCTACTATTTCGTGGCGCACTTTGCTGATGCCCGGGCCGTGGGTGTGCTGAGCGTGGGCGTGGCGCTGGCCGAAGCCATCTGGCTGATTCCACGCAGTGCCGCCCTCATCCAGTACGTTGACCTAGTACACGCCGACGACAAGCAGGCCCAGCTGGCGCCGGCGCTGCGGGTGGCGCGGCTGGCGGTGCTGGCCACGGCCGCCGCCGTGGTGGTGCTGGCGCTACTGCCGTCGGCGCTGCTGGCGGGCGTGTTTGGGCCGGAGTTTGGGGCGGCGCGGCCGGTTATCGGGTGGCTGGTGCCGGGCGTGGTAGCTGTGGCCCTGAACGTGGCCTGCAGCAGCTACTTCGCCGGCCTGGGCCGCTACCGCGTCAACAACTGGGCTACCGTGGTGGGACTGGCCGTGACGGTGCCGGCCTGCTGGCTGCTGATTCCGCGGCTGGGCATTGCGGGGGCCGCCATGGCCACGTCCTTATCGTACGTGGCTTCCACGGCCTACCTGCTGGTGCAATTCCGGCAGGCTACCGGCGCCGGCTGGGCCCAGTGGCTGCCCGGCCCCGCCGACGTGGTGTACCTGCGCGAGCTGCTGCGGGCGCGCTAG
- a CDS encoding glycosyltransferase, giving the protein MKLRVLMLPKWYPNRYDDQDGDFVGRHVAAIAPHAQVAVLFAAVARGPLGALTECDADLTGPVPTLRYYYRARPTGLAALDKVLKLALYFWCLGRGYRQLVRHWGAPPQLVHVHVLLRTGLFAWWLQLTRRIPYVITEHWTLYLPQNAHRIGALRRRLTQQVVRAAAGLHTVSKNLGGALGQLGIRNACTVVIPNVVDTVLFRPAEPPVARQGLLHVAAFNEQAKNLSGLLRVVARLRPARPGLTLRIAGYGPAETQLRQLAADLGLLQDGTVTFLGKLPTEAVAAEMRRAACFVLFSNYENLPCVLIEAQASGLPAVATHVGGVPELLPPDGTRGFLVAPADEDSLTQALTNVLEHPQQFDAAALHRHAEQHFSQQAVGQQFATWYDVVLGD; this is encoded by the coding sequence ATGAAGCTTCGCGTACTGATGCTGCCCAAGTGGTACCCCAACCGCTACGACGACCAGGATGGCGACTTCGTGGGCCGGCACGTAGCGGCCATTGCTCCCCACGCCCAGGTGGCCGTGCTGTTTGCCGCCGTAGCCCGCGGCCCGCTTGGCGCCCTCACCGAGTGCGACGCCGACCTGACCGGCCCTGTGCCCACGCTGCGCTACTACTATCGCGCCCGCCCCACTGGCCTGGCTGCGCTGGACAAAGTGCTGAAGCTGGCCCTGTACTTCTGGTGCCTGGGGCGCGGCTACCGGCAGCTGGTGCGGCACTGGGGCGCGCCGCCGCAGCTGGTGCACGTGCATGTGCTGCTGCGCACCGGCCTGTTTGCGTGGTGGCTGCAGCTGACGCGCCGCATTCCGTACGTCATTACCGAGCACTGGACGCTGTATCTGCCCCAGAACGCGCACCGCATCGGGGCGTTGCGGCGGCGCCTGACGCAGCAGGTGGTGCGGGCCGCGGCGGGGCTACACACCGTGTCGAAGAACCTAGGCGGGGCGCTGGGGCAATTGGGTATCCGTAATGCCTGCACGGTGGTGATTCCGAACGTGGTGGATACGGTGCTATTCCGGCCGGCCGAGCCGCCTGTGGCGCGGCAGGGGCTGCTGCACGTGGCCGCCTTCAACGAGCAGGCCAAAAACCTGAGCGGCCTGCTGCGCGTGGTGGCCCGCCTGCGCCCCGCCCGCCCCGGCCTGACGCTGCGCATTGCCGGCTACGGTCCCGCCGAAACCCAGCTCCGCCAGCTGGCCGCCGACCTGGGCTTGCTGCAGGATGGCACCGTGACGTTTCTGGGCAAGCTCCCTACCGAAGCCGTGGCCGCCGAAATGCGCCGTGCCGCCTGTTTCGTGCTGTTCAGCAACTACGAAAACCTGCCCTGCGTGCTCATCGAGGCCCAGGCCAGCGGGCTGCCGGCCGTGGCCACCCACGTTGGCGGCGTGCCCGAGCTGCTGCCCCCCGACGGCACCCGCGGCTTCCTGGTAGCTCCCGCCGACGAAGACTCCCTCACACAGGCCCTCACCAACGTCCTCGAACATCCCCAGCAGTTCGACGCCGCCGCCCTGCACCGCCACGCCGAGCAGCACTTCAGCCAGCAAGCCGTCGGCCAGCAGTTCGCGACTTGGTATGATGTGGTTTTGGGTGATTAG
- a CDS encoding T9SS type A sorting domain-containing protein, translating into MKKVVLPVLLALATLVPLASQAQCPTTASNVILVGTGTPDKQTGFQITQNTTWTRNNIYVLNGCVYVNSGATLTIEAGTIIKGDLANQGALVIRQGARLNAVGTPTQPIVFTSNQPAGSRAPGDWGGIILCGRAPVNLSGNPTIEGGVNATFGGTDPADNSGTLQYVRIEYPGVAFQPNNEINGLTLGGVGYGTTIDHIQVTGSGDDSFEWFGGTVNAKYLISLAGTDDDFDTDNGFSGRVQYGLGLRNPGRGDNASGGVSNGFESDNDATGTANGPQTSAVFTNMTILLPTSTTPASPFNNSASALIRRNSAQSIFNSVFAGRRFGVELNSNSANYTQSNAQGGSLVLSNNVISTTAFSTTLANRAGRSTYGTGVTPLAGFNINPIVAAGNDTTRAVAGLGLNGDNFNFEGNCSNNAQCVPSFALPAASILNSGGAFTNAKLTGAGNGGPNSTFDVVSFRGAFGAPNTPAGNWATGWTNFNPQNTCYNVPGQVLANKAAAEQLQGLSVAPNPTEGAARLSFELKKAGAVTVRVLDATGREVALVTNAAKLAAGTQVVQLPASLNAGLYVAAVTTEAGTQSVRFVVAK; encoded by the coding sequence ATGAAAAAAGTTGTACTTCCGGTCTTGCTGGCCCTGGCCACCCTTGTTCCGCTCGCATCGCAGGCGCAGTGCCCCACTACGGCTTCCAATGTGATACTGGTAGGTACGGGCACGCCCGACAAGCAAACCGGCTTTCAGATTACGCAGAACACCACCTGGACCCGCAACAACATTTACGTGCTCAACGGCTGCGTATATGTCAACAGCGGCGCGACGCTCACTATTGAGGCGGGCACCATCATCAAAGGCGACCTGGCCAACCAAGGCGCTCTGGTTATCCGGCAGGGCGCGCGGCTGAATGCCGTGGGCACGCCCACTCAGCCCATTGTGTTTACGTCCAACCAGCCGGCCGGCTCCCGGGCTCCCGGCGACTGGGGTGGCATTATCCTCTGCGGCCGTGCGCCCGTAAACCTGTCGGGCAACCCCACGATTGAGGGCGGCGTGAATGCTACGTTTGGCGGCACCGACCCAGCCGACAACTCCGGAACGCTGCAGTATGTGCGCATCGAATATCCCGGCGTAGCATTTCAGCCCAACAACGAAATCAACGGCCTGACGCTGGGTGGCGTGGGCTATGGCACCACCATCGACCACATTCAGGTGACTGGCTCCGGCGACGACTCGTTTGAGTGGTTTGGCGGCACCGTGAATGCCAAGTACCTGATTTCCCTGGCTGGTACCGATGACGACTTCGACACCGACAACGGCTTCTCGGGCCGCGTGCAGTACGGTTTAGGGTTGCGCAATCCCGGTCGCGGCGACAATGCCTCGGGCGGCGTGTCCAATGGCTTTGAGAGCGACAACGACGCTACCGGCACGGCCAACGGCCCGCAGACTTCGGCCGTGTTCACCAACATGACCATCCTGCTCCCGACCTCGACCACGCCGGCCTCGCCGTTCAACAACAGCGCCAGCGCCCTGATCCGTCGGAACTCGGCCCAGAGCATCTTCAACTCGGTATTTGCCGGACGCCGCTTCGGTGTAGAGCTGAACAGCAACTCGGCCAACTACACCCAGAGCAATGCCCAAGGCGGCTCGCTGGTGCTGTCGAACAACGTTATTTCGACGACGGCCTTCTCCACCACCCTGGCTAACCGGGCTGGTCGCTCCACGTACGGTACCGGCGTAACGCCACTTGCCGGCTTCAACATCAACCCCATTGTGGCTGCCGGCAACGACACCACCCGCGCAGTAGCCGGCCTGGGCCTGAACGGCGACAACTTCAACTTCGAAGGCAACTGCAGCAACAACGCGCAGTGCGTTCCTAGCTTCGCCCTTCCGGCGGCCTCCATCCTGAACTCGGGCGGCGCCTTCACCAACGCCAAGCTGACCGGCGCCGGCAACGGCGGCCCCAACAGCACCTTCGACGTGGTGAGCTTCCGGGGCGCCTTCGGGGCGCCTAACACGCCTGCCGGCAACTGGGCTACGGGTTGGACCAACTTCAACCCCCAGAACACCTGCTACAACGTGCCCGGCCAGGTGCTGGCCAACAAAGCCGCCGCTGAGCAGCTGCAGGGCCTGAGCGTGGCGCCCAACCCCACGGAAGGCGCCGCCCGCCTCTCGTTTGAGCTGAAGAAAGCCGGCGCCGTAACGGTGCGCGTGCTCGACGCAACGGGCCGCGAGGTGGCCCTAGTGACCAACGCCGCCAAGCTCGCGGCCGGCACCCAGGTGGTGCAGCTGCCTGCCTCGCTGAACGCCGGCCTGTACGTGGCCGCCGTTACCACCGAAGCCGGCACGCAGTCGGTACGCTTCGTGGTAGCCAAGTAG
- a CDS encoding TonB-dependent receptor codes for MPRFLVLIFSLLFSTLALAQQGSLVGKVTDKKTGEGVIGATVLVTGTTQAAPVDVEGHYELKLDAGTYNITMTYIGYKPLTFPAVVVRAGQPTTLNGAMEENATALGEVTVTGQKQTGTEVAMIQDLKKSEVVVSGMSNDQIVKTLDRDAAEVVKRIPGVTVQSNNFIVIRGLAERYNTVLLNDALTPSAEVDTRSFSFDILPSSVIDRVLIFKSGSPELPGEFGGGVVKVYTKNAVLENSTSLTVSSWARSTNTFQGGFLQSNHSGTDFLGTDNGQRSMPGVLSGLQSAVPSNNEQTSALRNDLRNEFVPRLVTSRPDLRVSLGVNRKFEIGSVYVSNVTSVSYSNTQEQYNATRQRFTAYNPAAPDVLPGKFFDYVDTRSVSAARLGIIHNYQVRLNNNHKLELRNFFNQYGTDEVINRRGVISDPLLERNNYALHYQSRSIYSGQLGGTHTLGATGAGTLIWAAGYNYVNRNEPDYRQNIQERELDANRPGDANPAPYRVVVNRDPTTSSRFYSTMKENTYMTSAQYEHRINGRDTLSANQYKLRVGYYMEEKERRYDSRYFNYDRSRNFDSSLEELPLTTIFSPQNINANGGFVLREATQPQDRYTGNNRLVAGYVGAVAPLTDRFNVTGGVRVEYNRRRLQPGGGDSYEEIRTFVLPSLNTTFNFNDRSLLRAGASISVNRPEFREIANYTYYDVSNNFFIQGNKDLRTAKIYNADLRYEFYPSRSEMISVGVFGKRFLDAIEQVTRSTTGTDLLLTYQNATRAYDVGAEIELRKSLLDLSENKYLQRLSFVMNASLIKSRVQLDTTLADNKDFALEDRPLQGQSPYVVNLGTFYQDDEGKWQVSVQYNVIGPRIAFVGDRNLNYSVFDLPRHIIDMSVTKGIGSHLELRAGIQNLLNQQTRMYYDLDRNGRINGIEKQASFASYRRGSYSTLGLTYRF; via the coding sequence ATGCCCCGTTTTTTAGTACTGATTTTCAGCTTGTTGTTCAGCACCCTGGCGCTGGCGCAGCAAGGGTCCCTGGTTGGCAAAGTCACCGATAAAAAGACCGGCGAAGGCGTCATCGGGGCCACGGTGCTCGTGACGGGCACTACGCAGGCCGCACCGGTAGATGTGGAGGGCCATTACGAGCTGAAGCTGGATGCCGGTACCTACAACATCACCATGACCTATATCGGCTATAAGCCGCTGACGTTTCCGGCGGTGGTAGTACGGGCCGGCCAGCCCACCACGCTCAACGGCGCCATGGAAGAAAACGCCACGGCTCTGGGCGAGGTAACCGTAACCGGCCAGAAGCAGACTGGCACCGAGGTAGCCATGATCCAGGACCTCAAGAAAAGCGAGGTGGTGGTGAGCGGCATGAGCAACGACCAGATTGTGAAGACCCTGGACCGCGACGCGGCTGAAGTGGTAAAACGCATTCCGGGCGTGACGGTGCAGAGCAATAACTTCATCGTTATCCGGGGCCTGGCCGAGCGCTACAACACAGTACTGCTCAACGACGCCCTCACGCCTTCGGCCGAGGTCGACACTCGTTCGTTCTCGTTTGACATCCTGCCCAGCTCGGTGATTGACCGGGTGCTGATCTTCAAGTCCGGCTCGCCGGAGCTGCCGGGCGAATTCGGGGGCGGCGTGGTGAAGGTGTACACCAAGAATGCCGTACTGGAAAATTCCACCAGCCTCACGGTTTCCAGCTGGGCCCGCAGCACCAACACGTTTCAAGGTGGCTTCCTGCAGAGCAACCACAGCGGCACCGACTTCCTGGGCACCGATAATGGGCAGCGCAGCATGCCCGGCGTGCTGAGTGGTCTGCAGTCGGCAGTACCCAGCAACAACGAGCAGACTTCGGCGCTACGCAACGACCTGCGCAACGAGTTTGTACCGCGCCTCGTGACGTCGCGGCCCGACCTGCGGGTGTCGCTGGGGGTGAACCGCAAGTTTGAGATTGGCAGCGTGTACGTGAGCAACGTGACGTCGGTATCGTACTCCAACACGCAGGAGCAATACAATGCCACCCGTCAGCGCTTCACGGCCTACAATCCTGCGGCTCCGGACGTGCTGCCCGGAAAGTTCTTCGACTATGTGGACACGCGCAGCGTATCGGCCGCACGCCTGGGCATCATCCACAACTACCAGGTCCGGCTCAACAACAACCACAAGCTGGAGCTGCGCAACTTCTTCAACCAATACGGCACCGATGAGGTGATAAACCGCCGCGGGGTTATTTCGGACCCGCTGCTGGAGCGCAACAACTACGCGCTGCACTACCAGAGCCGCTCCATCTACTCGGGGCAGCTGGGCGGCACGCACACGCTAGGCGCTACCGGCGCGGGCACCCTCATCTGGGCGGCCGGCTACAACTACGTGAACCGCAACGAGCCAGACTACCGCCAGAACATTCAGGAGCGGGAGCTGGATGCCAACCGCCCTGGCGATGCGAATCCGGCCCCGTACAGGGTGGTCGTGAACCGCGACCCTACTACCAGCTCGCGCTTCTACTCCACCATGAAGGAGAATACCTACATGACGAGCGCGCAGTATGAGCACCGCATCAACGGCCGCGATACGCTGAGCGCCAACCAGTACAAGCTGCGCGTGGGCTACTACATGGAGGAAAAGGAGCGCCGCTACGACAGCCGCTACTTCAACTACGACCGGTCGCGCAACTTCGACTCCTCGCTGGAAGAGTTGCCACTGACGACCATCTTCAGCCCGCAGAACATTAATGCCAACGGGGGCTTTGTGCTGCGCGAAGCTACGCAGCCACAGGACCGCTACACCGGCAACAACCGGCTGGTGGCGGGCTACGTGGGAGCCGTGGCGCCACTCACGGACCGCTTCAACGTGACGGGTGGTGTGCGGGTGGAGTACAACCGCCGGCGCCTGCAGCCGGGTGGCGGCGACAGCTACGAGGAGATTCGCACGTTCGTGCTGCCCTCGCTCAATACCACGTTCAACTTCAACGACCGCAGCCTGCTGCGGGCCGGGGCCAGCATTTCGGTGAACCGTCCGGAGTTCCGCGAAATTGCCAACTACACCTACTACGACGTCAGCAACAACTTCTTCATCCAGGGCAACAAAGACCTGCGCACGGCTAAGATTTACAACGCCGACCTGCGCTACGAATTCTACCCCAGCCGCTCGGAGATGATTTCGGTGGGTGTGTTTGGCAAGCGCTTCCTGGATGCCATCGAGCAGGTAACCCGCTCGACGACCGGCACTGACCTGCTGCTGACCTACCAGAATGCCACCCGCGCCTACGATGTGGGTGCCGAGATTGAGCTGCGCAAGTCGCTGCTGGATCTGTCGGAAAACAAGTACCTGCAGCGTCTCTCGTTTGTGATGAATGCCTCGCTGATCAAGAGCCGCGTACAGCTCGATACCACGCTGGCTGACAACAAGGATTTCGCGCTGGAAGACCGCCCGCTGCAGGGGCAGTCGCCTTACGTGGTAAACCTGGGCACCTTCTACCAGGACGACGAAGGCAAATGGCAGGTGTCGGTGCAGTACAACGTAATCGGGCCGCGCATTGCGTTTGTGGGCGACCGGAACCTGAACTACTCGGTGTTTGATCTGCCCCGCCACATCATCGACATGTCGGTGACCAAAGGCATCGGCTCGCACCTGGAGCTGCGGGCGGGCATCCAGAACCTGCTCAACCAACAAACCCGGATGTACTACGACCTGGACCGCAACGGCCGGATAAACGGGATAGAAAAACAAGCATCCTTCGCCAGCTACCGGCGCGGGAGCTATTCCACCCTCGGCCTTACCTACCGCTTCTAA
- a CDS encoding YicC/YloC family endoribonuclease — protein sequence MLQSMTGYGVAHRDTDRYSATVEVKSLNSKSLDLTLRLPRFLQEKELEIRNLVAKSLVRGKVNLNFDFLRVRAAGTQSAVVNQAVLQLAYEELTQLSARTGASLEQLTAIAKALPGALRMPTEAAAAPTEEEDEVTWDELQPLVLEALERANEFRRAEGQTLTTEILSYLDSIRIQLAEIERHDPHRVEQVRERLRSHLADLATSEQFNASRFEQELIYYIEKLDIAEEKVRLVSHLHYFTETVYLPEPTGKKLAFISQEIGREINTIGSKANDFIVQHLVVGMKEELEKIKEQINNIL from the coding sequence ATGCTCCAGTCCATGACCGGCTACGGCGTCGCGCACCGCGACACCGACCGCTACTCCGCCACCGTCGAAGTTAAATCACTGAATTCCAAGTCACTGGATCTGACGCTGCGGTTGCCGCGCTTTCTCCAGGAAAAGGAGCTGGAAATCCGGAACCTGGTAGCCAAGAGCCTGGTGCGCGGAAAAGTGAACCTGAATTTCGATTTTTTGCGGGTGCGCGCCGCCGGTACGCAGAGTGCCGTCGTGAACCAGGCCGTGCTACAGCTGGCTTATGAGGAGCTCACGCAGCTGAGCGCCCGCACCGGCGCTTCGCTGGAGCAGCTCACGGCCATTGCCAAGGCGCTGCCTGGCGCCCTACGCATGCCAACGGAAGCAGCCGCAGCCCCCACCGAGGAGGAAGACGAAGTGACGTGGGACGAGCTGCAGCCGCTGGTGCTGGAAGCGTTGGAGCGCGCCAACGAGTTCCGCCGCGCCGAAGGCCAGACACTCACCACCGAAATCCTGAGCTACCTCGACAGCATCCGCATCCAGCTGGCCGAGATTGAGCGCCACGACCCGCACCGCGTGGAGCAGGTACGCGAGCGGCTCCGCTCCCACCTCGCCGACCTGGCCACCAGCGAGCAGTTCAACGCCTCGCGCTTTGAGCAGGAGCTGATTTACTATATCGAGAAGCTGGATATCGCCGAGGAAAAAGTGCGGTTGGTCAGCCATCTGCACTACTTCACCGAAACGGTCTATCTGCCGGAGCCCACCGGCAAGAAATTAGCGTTTATTTCGCAGGAAATCGGACGGGAAATCAACACCATCGGTTCCAAGGCCAATGACTTTATCGTACAACATTTGGTTGTGGGAATGAAGGAGGAGCTGGAGAAGATCAAGGAGCAAATCAACAACATTCTGTAG
- a CDS encoding DcrB-related protein, with translation MKKVILLPVSLCLMLLLTAFRPFAEVELIKKRVLSERVEILIPKGFEVMSEQQMDFNYAKAQSRPSVIYTNSKEASISFTYTDNTADQDMIDMYADNFYKTYSKQFKEAKWFANGVKEVSGRKVGYLELMKPELGHEVYQLIFFTDVEGKLLMCTFTCADRQKPEWETVAKQIMSSFKTNG, from the coding sequence ATGAAAAAAGTAATACTCTTGCCTGTTTCTCTGTGCCTGATGCTGCTGCTGACGGCCTTTCGCCCCTTTGCTGAGGTTGAACTGATTAAGAAGCGCGTGCTGAGCGAGCGGGTCGAAATCCTGATTCCGAAAGGATTTGAGGTGATGAGCGAGCAGCAGATGGACTTTAACTACGCTAAAGCCCAGAGCCGCCCGAGCGTTATCTACACCAACAGCAAGGAAGCCAGCATCTCCTTCACCTACACCGACAATACTGCCGATCAGGACATGATTGACATGTATGCCGACAACTTCTACAAGACCTACTCCAAGCAGTTCAAGGAGGCCAAGTGGTTTGCCAACGGCGTGAAAGAAGTAAGCGGCCGCAAAGTGGGCTACCTCGAGCTGATGAAGCCTGAGCTGGGCCACGAGGTATATCAGCTGATCTTCTTCACCGACGTGGAAGGCAAGCTGCTCATGTGCACCTTCACCTGCGCCGACCGTCAGAAGCCGGAGTGGGAAACGGTAGCCAAGCAGATTATGAGCTCGTTCAAAACGAACGGCTAA
- a CDS encoding M28 family metallopeptidase, whose product MTYSPKNRRNMALAGLVLALSSGTAVAQDMPRVRRTIETLTAPAMHGRGYVSQGEQKAADYLRRRFRELGLQPLAPDYTQPFTLDINTFPGALKLELSLGMLRFPVLGHSRPLRAGTEFIAAPNSGSGHVGGPFSTVPIVRLDTLVFTDTAAQQQLLRRRWYSGGYVLRAADERRLPQLPQPLRQHLDSAALRLTLVPKLTASLADEQAPQMRLQVLDSVWRQAEYRGPGSLAATVEARVDAELKPQYPTQNIVGFVPGRLQPDSFLVVTAHYDHLGRMGARTYFPGANDNASGTAMLLELAAHYSRPENRPAYSVVFLAFGAEEAGLLGSRYFVEHPLVPLARIRFLLNLDLVGTGSEGATVVNGRTLPTPFARLQVLNARRQALPALAARGPAANSDHFPFSERGVPAFFLYTRGGPTAYHDVQDQAATLPLTAFPNLFGLLREFLDELGGRSAQ is encoded by the coding sequence ATGACCTACTCTCCGAAGAACCGTCGCAATATGGCGCTGGCAGGCCTCGTGCTGGCGCTGTCTTCAGGAACGGCCGTGGCGCAGGACATGCCCCGCGTGCGGCGCACCATCGAAACCCTGACGGCCCCCGCCATGCATGGCCGCGGCTACGTGAGCCAGGGCGAGCAGAAGGCCGCCGACTACCTGCGCCGGCGTTTCCGGGAGTTGGGTCTGCAGCCGCTGGCCCCCGACTACACGCAACCCTTCACCCTCGATATTAACACGTTTCCGGGGGCGCTGAAGCTGGAGTTGAGTCTGGGCATGCTGCGCTTTCCGGTGCTCGGCCATTCGCGGCCGTTGCGCGCCGGTACAGAGTTTATTGCCGCCCCCAATTCCGGCAGCGGGCACGTGGGCGGCCCTTTCTCCACCGTACCCATCGTCCGCCTCGATACCCTGGTTTTCACGGATACCGCCGCCCAACAGCAACTCCTGCGCCGCCGCTGGTACTCAGGTGGCTACGTGCTGCGCGCCGCCGACGAGCGCCGCCTGCCCCAGCTGCCCCAGCCTCTCCGCCAGCACCTCGATTCTGCTGCCCTGCGTCTGACCCTGGTCCCGAAGCTCACGGCATCATTGGCTGACGAGCAGGCCCCGCAGATGCGGCTGCAGGTGCTGGATTCAGTGTGGCGCCAAGCGGAATATCGAGGACCTGGCAGCCTTGCCGCGACGGTGGAGGCGCGCGTAGATGCCGAGCTCAAGCCACAGTATCCCACCCAGAACATCGTGGGCTTCGTGCCCGGCCGCCTGCAGCCCGACTCGTTTCTGGTTGTTACGGCGCACTACGACCACCTGGGCCGCATGGGCGCCCGCACCTATTTCCCGGGCGCCAACGACAACGCCAGCGGCACGGCTATGCTCCTGGAGCTGGCCGCCCACTACAGCCGCCCCGAAAACCGGCCGGCCTATTCGGTGGTGTTTCTGGCCTTCGGGGCCGAGGAGGCCGGGCTGCTGGGCTCGCGCTATTTCGTGGAGCATCCGCTGGTACCGCTGGCCCGCATCCGCTTTCTGCTGAACCTCGATCTGGTGGGCACCGGCTCGGAGGGCGCTACCGTAGTGAATGGCCGCACCCTGCCCACGCCGTTTGCCCGGCTGCAGGTTCTCAACGCCCGCCGCCAGGCCCTGCCCGCGCTGGCTGCCCGCGGCCCGGCCGCTAACTCCGACCACTTCCCCTTCTCCGAGCGCGGCGTTCCCGCCTTCTTCCTCTACACCCGCGGCGGCCCCACCGCCTACCACGACGTGCAGGACCAGGCCGCCACTCTGCCGCTCACCGCCTTCCCCAACCTCTTCGGACTGCTCCGTGAGTTTCTGGATGAGCTGGGCGGCAGATCTGCGCAGTAG